A window of the Methyloprofundus sp. genome harbors these coding sequences:
- a CDS encoding ribosomal protein L3 glutamine methyltransferase, with the protein MQQTSVEIRETLETVRDYIRWGASCFAEAKLFHGHGTASALDDAAALILHSLHLPYNLSESYFSARLTNAERHKIIDLINHRITTRTPSAYLMHEAIFAGLSFYVDERVLVPRSPIAELITSQFEPWVEPEQVQHVLDLCTGSACIAIACAYAFPEAQVDAVDLSEDALAVANINVAKHELQEQLNLYHSDLFTALPEKKYDLIVSNPPYVAISEWEQLPAEFHAEPEMGFTGGETGLDLVIKILVDAAQYLAEQGILIVEVGSSAETLQTQFPEVPFYWLDFEHGGDGVFLLTTEQVLAFNELFKRALD; encoded by the coding sequence ATGCAACAAACATCTGTAGAAATCAGAGAAACATTGGAAACAGTGCGTGATTATATTCGCTGGGGAGCGAGTTGTTTTGCTGAAGCCAAACTGTTTCATGGGCATGGTACTGCAAGTGCATTAGATGATGCTGCAGCATTGATTTTACACAGTTTGCATCTACCTTATAATTTATCGGAAAGTTATTTTAGTGCACGCTTAACGAATGCGGAGCGTCATAAAATTATCGACCTGATTAATCACCGTATTACCACACGCACTCCATCAGCTTATTTAATGCATGAAGCTATTTTTGCCGGCTTGTCATTTTATGTGGATGAGCGGGTTTTAGTACCAAGATCGCCTATTGCCGAATTAATTACCAGTCAATTTGAACCTTGGGTTGAGCCCGAACAAGTGCAGCATGTGCTTGACCTATGTACGGGCAGTGCTTGTATTGCGATTGCTTGTGCTTACGCTTTTCCTGAGGCGCAAGTCGATGCAGTCGATTTATCGGAAGATGCTTTGGCTGTTGCTAACATTAATGTTGCTAAACATGAGTTGCAAGAGCAATTAAATTTGTATCATTCGGATTTATTTACTGCTTTGCCCGAGAAAAAATATGATTTAATTGTTTCCAACCCGCCTTATGTGGCGATTAGTGAGTGGGAGCAATTACCGGCAGAATTTCATGCCGAGCCTGAAATGGGTTTTACGGGTGGAGAAACCGGGCTGGATCTGGTAATTAAGATTTTAGTTGATGCTGCACAGTATTTGGCTGAGCAGGGTATATTAATAGTAGAAGTAGGCAGCAGTGCTGAAACTTTACAAACTCAATTTCCTGAAGTCCCCTTTTATTGGCTGGATTTTGAGCACGGTGGTGATGGTGTATTTTTGCTAACTACCGAGCAAGTATTGGCATTTAATGAATTATTTAAGCGAGCGTTGGATTAA
- a CDS encoding chorismate synthase, whose product MSGNTIGKLFTVATFGESHGIALGATVDGCPPGLELSEVDLQGDLDRRRPGTSRHTTQRCEADQVEILSGVFEGKTTGTPIGLLIKNTDQRSKDYANIAETYRPGHADYVYDHKYGFRDYRGGGRSSARETAMRVAAGGIAKKYLQQHFGIEIRGYLSQLGPIKIEQIDWDVMAESEFFCPDINKEAELVTYMDALRKEGDSIGAKVNVMASNVPPGLGEPIFDRLDADLAHALMSINAVKGVEIGDGFACVNSKGTEFRDEMTPEGFLSNHAGGVLGGISSGQDIVASIALKPTSSLHLPGRSINRAGEAIEVVTKGRHDPCVGIRATPIAEAMMAIVLMDHMMRHRAQNCDVHSTLPVLR is encoded by the coding sequence ATGTCGGGAAATACGATAGGAAAGTTATTTACTGTGGCCACTTTTGGTGAAAGTCATGGGATTGCATTGGGTGCTACCGTAGATGGTTGCCCACCAGGTTTGGAGCTAAGTGAAGTCGATTTGCAAGGCGATTTGGATCGTCGCCGTCCTGGCACTTCGCGACATACGACGCAGCGATGTGAAGCGGATCAGGTGGAAATTTTATCAGGTGTGTTTGAGGGTAAAACCACAGGAACACCTATTGGTTTATTGATTAAAAATACCGACCAACGTTCCAAAGATTATGCCAATATTGCGGAAACATATCGCCCGGGACATGCAGATTATGTTTACGATCATAAATATGGCTTTAGAGATTACCGAGGCGGTGGTCGTTCTTCAGCGCGTGAAACTGCAATGCGAGTGGCTGCGGGTGGGATTGCTAAGAAATATTTACAGCAACATTTTGGTATTGAGATTCGTGGCTATTTATCGCAATTAGGGCCAATTAAAATAGAGCAAATAGATTGGGATGTGATGGCGGAGAGTGAATTCTTTTGCCCTGATATTAACAAAGAAGCTGAGTTAGTCACTTATATGGATGCCCTGCGCAAAGAAGGTGATTCGATTGGCGCTAAAGTGAATGTGATGGCCAGCAATGTACCTCCTGGCTTAGGTGAGCCTATTTTTGATCGCTTAGATGCTGATTTGGCACATGCTTTAATGAGTATTAATGCTGTTAAAGGGGTAGAAATTGGCGATGGCTTTGCTTGTGTCAACAGCAAAGGTACTGAGTTCAGGGATGAAATGACCCCAGAAGGGTTCTTGAGTAACCATGCAGGTGGAGTTTTGGGGGGCATTTCTAGTGGTCAGGATATAGTGGCCAGTATTGCGCTGAAACCGACTTCCAGTTTGCATTTGCCAGGGCGTAGTATCAATCGAGCTGGTGAGGCAATTGAGGTGGTAACTAAAGGTAGGCATGATCCATGTGTAGGTATTCGTGCAACACCCATTGCAGAAGCAATGATGGCGATTGTATTGATGGATCATATGATGCGGCATAGGGCGCAGAATTGTGATGTGCACTCAACTTTGCCAGTATTACGTTAA
- a CDS encoding MFS transporter, PPP family, 3-phenylpropionic acid transporter, giving the protein MHREVSALEHENNSYIYVKAKIPYWRLSGFYFFYFATLGGFLPFWSLYLQDNGFNAAQIGELTALMVGTKIIGPNLWGWIADHTGKSLRVIRIASFFAMLLFAGFLYQKTFQWFALVTVGFSFFWNAALPQFEAATLHHLKNEPHRYSHIRLWGSIGFIISVLGVGYFLDLYPIALLPWLIVALLASIWLVSLLTPEISSAKASQAAVGIWQIVKQPEVLAFLCVYMLLQAAHGPYYVFFSIYLKQFEYSSTLIGLLWSLGAGAEIIVFIMMRQLLKYVSLRTILRISALLSVLRWLLIAWYAGDMHILIAAQILHAATFGTAHVAAIYLVQNYFGVHHQGKGQALYSSLSFGLGGMLGGLYSGYAWDIFSGQWVFSFAALLSAVAYIMTVIWVGKGKAYCHKTS; this is encoded by the coding sequence GTGCATAGGGAAGTTTCCGCGCTGGAGCATGAGAATAATAGTTATATTTACGTGAAGGCTAAAATTCCTTATTGGCGCTTATCAGGCTTTTACTTCTTTTATTTTGCAACATTAGGTGGTTTTCTACCTTTTTGGAGTTTATATTTACAAGATAATGGCTTTAATGCCGCACAAATTGGTGAGCTTACTGCCTTAATGGTGGGTACCAAAATTATTGGCCCTAATTTGTGGGGCTGGATTGCAGACCATACTGGTAAAAGTTTGCGTGTTATTCGGATTGCCTCATTTTTTGCGATGCTGTTATTTGCAGGCTTTTTATACCAAAAAACGTTTCAATGGTTTGCGTTGGTGACGGTAGGTTTTAGTTTTTTTTGGAATGCTGCCTTACCGCAGTTTGAAGCGGCAACCTTGCACCATTTAAAAAATGAACCACATCGATATAGCCATATCCGTTTATGGGGATCAATCGGTTTTATTATATCGGTGTTGGGCGTAGGGTATTTCTTGGATTTATACCCCATTGCACTATTGCCTTGGTTAATTGTTGCGTTGCTGGCGAGCATCTGGTTGGTTTCTTTATTAACCCCGGAAATAAGTTCAGCAAAAGCAAGTCAAGCAGCCGTTGGCATTTGGCAAATTGTTAAGCAACCTGAGGTGCTCGCTTTTTTATGTGTCTATATGCTGTTGCAAGCGGCACACGGTCCTTATTATGTGTTCTTTTCGATCTATTTAAAGCAGTTTGAATATTCGTCTACTCTGATTGGCTTGTTATGGTCACTTGGTGCAGGTGCGGAAATTATTGTCTTTATAATGATGCGGCAGTTATTAAAATATGTTTCTTTAAGAACTATTTTACGTATCAGTGCATTGTTGTCAGTATTAAGGTGGTTGTTGATTGCTTGGTATGCGGGTGATATGCATATTTTAATAGCCGCTCAGATACTGCATGCGGCTACTTTTGGTACTGCGCATGTGGCGGCGATTTATTTGGTGCAAAACTATTTTGGGGTACATCATCAAGGCAAGGGGCAGGCATTATATAGTAGCCTCAGTTTTGGTTTGGGTGGTATGTTAGGTGGTTTATATAGTGGTTATGCTTGGGATATTTTTTCGGGGCAGTGGGTATTTAGTTTTGCGGCACTATTAAGTGCGGTGGCATATATAATGACTGTGATTTGGGTGGGCAAAGGCAAAGCTTATTGTCATAAAACTAGCTGA
- a CDS encoding biopolymer transport protein ExbB, with protein MFELIQNGGLLMIPIIFCSVLAMAIIVERFWTLRKNKILPPEMVSQVWKLAKAKKMDALTLKRLKDSSPLGTILATGLMNRGFGRELMKEAIADSGRQVAHKMERFLNTLGTIATITPLLGLLGTVVGMIKVFAAIVSHGVGDPTVLAGGISEALTTTAAGLAVAIPCVIFHRYFDRLVDEYVLNMEEESLKLIEVIHGGREEL; from the coding sequence GTGTTTGAGTTGATACAAAATGGTGGATTATTAATGATCCCCATTATATTTTGTTCGGTGCTGGCGATGGCGATTATCGTGGAGCGATTTTGGACTTTGCGTAAAAATAAGATTTTGCCACCTGAAATGGTATCGCAGGTATGGAAGCTTGCCAAAGCCAAAAAGATGGATGCCCTGACTTTAAAGCGTTTAAAAGATAGTTCACCGTTAGGGACAATTTTAGCAACAGGTTTAATGAATCGCGGCTTTGGTCGTGAATTGATGAAAGAAGCGATTGCTGACTCTGGTCGGCAGGTTGCGCATAAAATGGAACGCTTTTTAAATACCTTGGGTACCATTGCGACCATTACCCCTTTGCTAGGTTTATTAGGGACTGTTGTTGGTATGATCAAGGTATTTGCTGCCATTGTCAGTCATGGTGTCGGTGATCCTACAGTACTTGCTGGCGGTATTTCAGAAGCCTTAACGACAACTGCAGCAGGTTTGGCAGTTGCTATTCCCTGTGTTATTTTTCACCGCTATTTTGATCGTTTGGTTGATGAATATGTATTAAATATGGAAGAGGAATCATTGAAGTTAATCGAAGTGATTCACGGCGGCCGTGAAGAGTTATAA